One window of the Rhizorhabdus dicambivorans genome contains the following:
- the moaA gene encoding GTP 3',8-cyclase MoaA, with translation MALTGKPFGGEGKPLADAFGRRISYLRLSVTDRCDFRCRYCMAEKMQFLPKREILTIEELAALADTFIARGIRKIRLTGGEPLVRRGIEELVRILGGRIGDGLDELTLTTNASQLRRHAAGLAEAGVRRINVSVDSLDPERFGFITRGGDLAVVLDGIAAAREAGLAVKINMVALKDLNETEIEPMLRWCAAEGHDLTLIETMPLGEVEDDRTDRYLPLDGVRRGLESRFTLTPLDYRTGGPARYARVEELDARIGFITPLTNNFCDGCNRVRVTATGQIYMCLGFDDRLDLRKALREGDAGELDRLLDRAMRLKPERHAFKIDRAGAAPAVSRHMSVTGG, from the coding sequence ATGGCACTGACGGGCAAGCCATTTGGGGGCGAGGGCAAACCGCTCGCCGACGCGTTCGGCAGGCGGATCAGCTATTTGCGGCTGTCGGTGACCGACCGCTGCGATTTCCGCTGCCGCTACTGCATGGCGGAAAAGATGCAGTTCCTGCCGAAGCGCGAGATATTGACGATCGAGGAACTGGCCGCGCTGGCCGACACCTTCATCGCGCGCGGCATCCGCAAGATCCGGCTGACCGGCGGCGAGCCGCTGGTGCGGCGCGGGATCGAAGAGCTGGTCCGCATCCTGGGCGGCCGCATCGGAGACGGGCTCGACGAACTGACCCTTACCACCAACGCCAGCCAGCTGCGCCGCCATGCCGCCGGGCTGGCGGAGGCCGGGGTGCGGCGGATCAACGTCAGCGTCGACAGCCTGGACCCCGAGCGCTTCGGCTTCATCACCCGGGGCGGCGACCTGGCCGTGGTGCTCGACGGCATCGCGGCGGCGCGAGAGGCGGGCCTAGCGGTCAAGATCAACATGGTCGCGCTCAAGGACCTCAACGAAACCGAGATCGAGCCGATGCTGCGCTGGTGCGCGGCCGAGGGCCATGACCTGACCCTGATCGAGACGATGCCGCTGGGCGAGGTGGAGGACGACCGCACCGACCGCTATCTGCCGCTCGACGGGGTACGTCGCGGGCTGGAGAGCCGTTTCACCCTCACCCCGCTCGATTATCGCACCGGCGGCCCGGCGCGCTATGCGCGGGTCGAGGAGCTGGACGCGCGGATCGGCTTCATTACCCCCCTCACCAATAATTTCTGCGATGGCTGCAACCGGGTCCGGGTGACTGCGACCGGGCAGATCTACATGTGCCTGGGCTTCGACGACCGGCTCGACCTGCGCAAGGCCCTGCGCGAAGGCGATGCGGGCGAACTCGACCGGCTGCTCGACCGCGCGATGCGGCTCAAGCCCGAGCGCCACGCTTTCAAGATCGACCGCGCCGGCGCGGCCCCGGCGGTTTCGCGACATATGAGCGTCACCGGCGGATGA
- a CDS encoding YgaP family membrane protein: MTLDRAVMAFAGCVVLLGLLLAVTVHPWWLALSAFAGFNLIQASFTGFCPAAIVFKKLGVRPGTAFK; this comes from the coding sequence ATGACCCTCGATCGTGCCGTCATGGCTTTCGCAGGATGTGTCGTACTGCTGGGACTTCTCCTGGCCGTGACGGTTCACCCGTGGTGGCTCGCGCTCTCGGCCTTTGCCGGCTTCAACCTGATACAGGCGAGCTTCACCGGCTTCTGTCCCGCAGCGATCGTCTTCAAGAAGCTGGGCGTGCGGCCGGGGACTGCTTTCAAGTGA
- a CDS encoding DUF6771 family protein, with protein MTDFETSQKIAKAVGHAPDWLRQDLSSKDPAVRTRAEETLVAMIAAALKK; from the coding sequence ATGACCGATTTCGAGACATCGCAGAAGATCGCCAAAGCGGTTGGGCATGCCCCAGATTGGCTACGTCAGGACCTTTCGTCGAAAGATCCAGCCGTCCGTACGCGAGCCGAGGAGACGCTGGTGGCCATGATAGCCGCGGCTCTCAAGAAATAG
- a CDS encoding TolC family protein, with product MRRPRRLARLALWLAAPLALHTVARATTLDQAIAAAIGHAPEIVIADAEADAAGARLDQARSGRLPTATLTGTIGYGRLNPQNFFGLGAANVTPRAAQATIEQPLFSGGSVSAGIDQARAGVVSAAAQKVASRNQLITAAVEGYGNVLAAADMVDLYSRLVSETAEIERQARLRFRAGESPSTDVAQAAARLAEARAGLSRAQGAQVSAQAHFNNLTGLAPTDLEPLPANPELPATLEEAMDVASHSNPLLVQAEAGLRAAQAVKRGARAEGLPTIGAFAEASTVRDQFFPDYRADSATVGIRARWQLFSGGRISGKIAEAGSEERAAEARLRAARMQIGEQIVSTFQEVRTMLLVEQAASDQARAAGEALESIRHEVRVGLKPQLDLLDAEREAIATQANRARARTDRAVAAYRLLSLLGRH from the coding sequence GTGAGACGCCCCCGCCGCCTTGCCCGGCTCGCGCTATGGCTGGCGGCACCCTTAGCCTTGCACACGGTGGCACGGGCCACCACGCTCGACCAGGCGATCGCGGCGGCAATCGGCCATGCGCCCGAGATCGTTATCGCAGACGCCGAAGCCGATGCCGCCGGGGCGCGGCTCGATCAGGCGCGTTCGGGCCGCCTGCCGACCGCGACGCTCACCGGAACGATCGGTTATGGCCGCCTCAACCCGCAGAATTTCTTTGGGCTAGGCGCCGCGAACGTCACGCCCCGGGCCGCGCAGGCGACCATCGAACAGCCGTTGTTCAGCGGCGGGAGTGTCAGCGCCGGGATCGACCAGGCGCGAGCCGGCGTCGTCAGCGCCGCGGCGCAGAAAGTCGCATCGCGGAACCAGCTCATCACGGCCGCCGTCGAGGGATATGGCAATGTCCTGGCTGCCGCCGATATGGTCGATCTCTACAGCCGCCTCGTCTCGGAAACGGCCGAGATCGAACGCCAGGCCCGGCTTCGCTTTCGCGCCGGAGAGAGCCCGAGCACCGATGTCGCCCAAGCAGCCGCCCGCCTGGCCGAAGCGCGCGCAGGACTGTCCCGAGCACAAGGTGCACAGGTCTCAGCGCAAGCCCATTTCAACAATCTGACCGGGCTTGCCCCGACGGACCTCGAACCGCTGCCGGCGAATCCCGAACTCCCCGCGACGCTTGAAGAGGCGATGGATGTTGCCTCGCACAGCAACCCCCTCCTGGTGCAGGCCGAGGCCGGCCTGCGCGCCGCCCAAGCGGTAAAGCGGGGCGCACGGGCGGAAGGCCTGCCCACGATCGGCGCCTTTGCCGAAGCGTCCACGGTCCGCGATCAATTTTTTCCGGATTATCGTGCCGATAGCGCGACGGTCGGCATCCGCGCCCGTTGGCAGCTGTTCAGCGGCGGGCGCATCTCGGGCAAGATTGCCGAGGCCGGAAGCGAGGAGCGCGCCGCAGAGGCCCGTCTGCGCGCCGCACGGATGCAAATTGGGGAGCAAATCGTCTCCACCTTTCAGGAAGTCCGCACCATGCTGCTCGTCGAGCAGGCGGCGTCGGACCAGGCCAGGGCGGCCGGGGAAGCCCTTGAAAGCATCCGTCACGAAGTACGAGTCGGCCTTAAGCCGCAACTCGACCTGCTCGACGCCGAACGCGAAGCAATCGCTACGCAAGCCAACCGCGCGCGCGCGCGGACCGACCGCGCCGTCGCAGCTTATCGGCTGTTGAGTCTTCTCGGACGGCATTGA
- a CDS encoding NAD kinase, whose translation MTEKKMALVASPTAAAQEAAGELRHIYEWHPLEKADLVVALGGDGFMLRTLHAMLDRHRILPVFGMNLGTVGFLMNNWQPDLLELRLQHAKAITVLPLRMDAETVEGQRFTIPAINEVSLLRETRETAKVEVSVEGRVVLPELVCDGVLVSTPAGSTAYNLSAQGPILPLESSLLALTPISPFRPRRWRGAILPNKNAISFRVLDAVKRPVSAVADQREVRDVASIRIAIDRTSPLTLLFDPEHALDDRITMEQFAV comes from the coding sequence ATGACCGAAAAGAAGATGGCGCTTGTCGCCTCCCCCACCGCGGCCGCACAGGAAGCGGCGGGCGAGTTGCGCCATATCTATGAGTGGCATCCGCTGGAGAAGGCCGACCTGGTGGTGGCGCTGGGCGGCGACGGCTTCATGTTGCGTACCCTCCACGCGATGCTCGACCGGCACCGCATCCTGCCGGTGTTCGGGATGAACCTGGGCACGGTCGGCTTCCTGATGAACAACTGGCAGCCCGACCTGCTGGAACTGCGCCTCCAGCATGCCAAGGCGATCACCGTGCTGCCGCTGCGGATGGACGCCGAAACCGTCGAGGGGCAGCGCTTCACCATTCCGGCGATCAACGAGGTCTCGCTGCTCCGCGAAACGCGCGAGACCGCCAAGGTCGAAGTCTCCGTCGAAGGGCGCGTCGTGCTTCCCGAGCTCGTGTGCGACGGGGTGCTGGTGTCAACGCCGGCGGGATCGACCGCCTATAATCTGTCGGCCCAGGGGCCGATCCTTCCGCTTGAATCCTCGCTGCTGGCGCTGACCCCGATCAGCCCGTTCCGGCCTCGGCGCTGGCGTGGTGCCATCCTGCCCAACAAGAACGCAATTTCGTTCCGCGTGCTCGACGCGGTCAAGCGGCCGGTTTCGGCGGTGGCCGACCAGCGCGAGGTCCGCGACGTCGCCTCGATCCGGATCGCGATCGATCGGACCAGCCCGCTGACCCTGCTGTTCGACCCCGAACACGCGCTGGACGACCGCATCACCATGGAGCAGTTCGCGGTCTGA
- a CDS encoding putative bifunctional diguanylate cyclase/phosphodiesterase, protein MNRHVGVSEAAADTGAAGVKLPLFLLSFHSRNELGALIERTGRQVIAGRRAEGAERRFISSGATVAVIDARGATAEAEGACAALAAAAQSAGSALLVIAEDIAGLDRWYDLGATHYVVPPFGEAELRTALAFAERHVERVVGGGRAASQRAALRLAESEAWIWKPGERLVSLSPAFAERIGAVREIVPMSMLFRLMDRPSRRLAREAIDRLLVTGRSTAFAHGSRAQGDRLAHHISFDRERGAVVAWIEVSRGEAEPEREDIDALTGLPTADRIRGWVEARLADEDAPDPRCALLMLGVMRFGLVNAAFGRPTGDAVLQGVARRIERVIDRIGLGNAMIARTAGSEFTIALGPPVSADSAELIANRLVESVAWPFVSGDSLIPLSCRVGITALGGEGRRDVGTLFQRASAALAAAKHGDSGLVRALDADSEAEAHRRNQLEIDLRRALDHDQIDILFQPQVDIGTGRIMGVEALARWKHPQLGELGAVPLFATAARSDFVVQLSTYVQQRALAIASAWPAHMQDIRLAMNVTASDIAQPNFVDDFLDRVDAAGFPRTRLTVEVTESGLISDLAGAADLLAQLRRAGLRIAIDDFGTGYSSLAYLKALPLDYLKIDKTLAEDITGSTRDRIVVRGVIDMARSLGLAVITEGVETKAQLALLAREGCNYYQGFLCSPPIDSQRLQALVAEQEVEAAG, encoded by the coding sequence ATGAACAGGCATGTAGGTGTAAGCGAAGCAGCTGCCGACACCGGCGCCGCCGGGGTGAAGTTGCCGCTTTTCCTGTTATCATTCCATAGCCGTAATGAGCTCGGCGCGTTGATCGAGCGCACCGGCCGGCAGGTGATTGCGGGCCGTCGCGCCGAGGGTGCCGAGCGCCGCTTCATCTCCTCGGGCGCCACGGTCGCGGTGATCGACGCGCGCGGCGCGACCGCCGAGGCCGAGGGCGCCTGTGCCGCGCTCGCGGCGGCGGCACAATCGGCGGGATCGGCACTGCTGGTGATCGCCGAGGATATCGCGGGGCTCGACCGGTGGTACGATCTCGGTGCCACCCATTATGTCGTGCCGCCTTTCGGCGAGGCCGAGCTGCGCACCGCCCTCGCCTTCGCCGAACGCCATGTCGAGCGGGTGGTCGGCGGCGGCCGGGCCGCTTCGCAGCGCGCCGCTCTCCGGCTCGCGGAGTCGGAGGCGTGGATATGGAAGCCCGGGGAGCGCCTCGTCTCGCTCAGCCCTGCCTTCGCCGAGCGGATCGGCGCTGTGCGCGAGATCGTGCCGATGTCGATGCTGTTCCGGCTGATGGACCGGCCCAGCCGCCGCCTCGCCCGCGAAGCGATCGATCGGCTACTCGTCACCGGCCGCTCGACCGCCTTTGCCCATGGCAGCCGGGCGCAGGGTGACCGGCTTGCCCACCATATATCCTTTGACCGTGAACGCGGCGCCGTGGTCGCCTGGATCGAGGTCAGTCGCGGCGAGGCGGAACCCGAGCGCGAGGATATCGACGCGCTGACCGGCTTGCCGACCGCGGATCGCATCCGTGGCTGGGTCGAAGCGCGGCTTGCCGACGAAGATGCGCCCGATCCTCGCTGCGCGTTGCTGATGCTGGGCGTGATGCGCTTCGGCCTTGTCAATGCCGCCTTCGGCCGGCCGACGGGCGATGCCGTGCTGCAGGGCGTCGCACGCCGTATAGAGCGGGTGATCGACCGGATCGGCCTCGGCAATGCGATGATCGCCCGCACCGCCGGTTCGGAGTTCACCATCGCCCTGGGCCCGCCGGTCAGCGCCGACAGCGCCGAACTGATCGCCAACCGGTTGGTGGAAAGCGTCGCCTGGCCATTCGTCTCGGGGGATTCGCTGATCCCGCTGTCCTGTCGGGTCGGCATCACCGCGCTCGGTGGGGAGGGGCGGCGGGACGTCGGCACGCTGTTCCAGCGCGCCTCGGCCGCGCTCGCCGCCGCCAAGCACGGCGATTCCGGCCTGGTGCGCGCGCTCGATGCGGATAGCGAGGCAGAGGCGCACCGCCGCAACCAGCTCGAAATCGATCTTCGCCGCGCGCTCGATCATGACCAGATCGACATATTGTTCCAGCCGCAGGTCGATATCGGCACCGGCCGGATCATGGGGGTGGAGGCCCTGGCGCGCTGGAAGCATCCCCAGCTCGGTGAGCTTGGCGCCGTGCCGCTGTTCGCCACCGCGGCGCGCTCCGACTTCGTCGTCCAGCTCTCGACCTATGTCCAGCAGCGGGCGCTCGCCATCGCTTCCGCCTGGCCCGCGCATATGCAGGATATCCGCCTTGCGATGAATGTTACCGCGTCGGATATCGCCCAGCCCAATTTCGTCGACGATTTCCTCGACCGGGTCGATGCGGCCGGCTTTCCCCGCACCCGGCTGACCGTCGAGGTCACCGAAAGCGGGCTGATCTCGGATCTGGCGGGAGCCGCGGACCTGTTGGCACAGTTGCGGCGCGCAGGCCTGCGGATCGCGATCGACGATTTCGGCACCGGCTATTCGAGCCTCGCCTATCTCAAGGCGCTGCCGCTCGACTATCTCAAGATCGACAAGACCCTGGCCGAGGATATCACCGGTTCGACCCGCGACCGCATCGTCGTGCGCGGGGTGATCGACATGGCCCGCTCGCTCGGCCTCGCGGTGATTACCGAGGGCGTCGAGACCAAGGCCCAGCTCGCGCTGCTGGCCCGCGAAGGCTGCAACTATTATCAGGGCTTCCTCTGCTCCCCCCCGATCGACAGCCAGCGCCTCCAGGCCCTGGTCGCGGAGCAGGAGGTGGAGGCGGCCGGCTGA
- a CDS encoding efflux RND transporter periplasmic adaptor subunit has protein sequence MPRRISLIGMIALLLVGCSDGGSPKQHASQPAGERMVLAPSEITDMKDLGAEITTRDTAEARARIAGILTSLSVREGVMVRKGQRIGMIVDNRLGYETSAYDAQIAAAQAEAVRARADLGRVQDLFDHKVYARARLDQSLAMARAADAQLAAARAQRGASASVAGQGAILSPSAGRVLRADIPEGSVVAPGMSIATITAGPPVVRIEVPESLAGQLQSGAEVAIAPGDLPGGSLRGRVSQVYPAVVGGRLRVDATVPGLSADLVGRRIGVSIAVGRRNALMVPRRFVVTRYGMDQVDVVTADGRVSAVPVQIAPTADPAKVEIMSGAVAGDVLFLAGKGK, from the coding sequence ATGCCGAGACGTATATCGCTAATCGGTATGATCGCATTGCTGCTGGTCGGCTGCAGCGACGGCGGATCACCGAAACAGCACGCCTCACAGCCGGCAGGCGAGCGAATGGTGCTGGCACCCTCCGAGATAACCGATATGAAGGACCTCGGCGCCGAGATCACCACACGCGACACCGCCGAGGCGCGCGCTCGCATTGCCGGCATCCTGACCAGCCTGTCCGTCCGCGAAGGCGTTATGGTCCGCAAGGGCCAGCGCATCGGCATGATCGTCGATAACCGCCTGGGCTATGAGACCAGCGCCTATGACGCGCAGATCGCCGCCGCGCAGGCGGAGGCCGTGCGGGCACGGGCCGACCTTGGCCGTGTCCAGGATTTGTTCGATCACAAGGTCTATGCCAGGGCGCGGCTCGATCAATCCCTCGCCATGGCGCGGGCCGCCGACGCCCAGTTGGCCGCCGCACGAGCGCAGCGGGGCGCGAGCGCGAGCGTCGCTGGACAGGGCGCTATCCTCTCTCCGTCCGCCGGCCGCGTGCTGCGCGCGGATATCCCTGAAGGATCGGTCGTCGCGCCCGGCATGTCGATTGCGACGATCACGGCGGGTCCGCCGGTCGTCCGTATCGAGGTTCCCGAGTCGCTCGCCGGACAGCTGCAGAGCGGCGCCGAGGTCGCGATCGCTCCGGGAGACCTACCCGGTGGGTCGCTGCGGGGGCGTGTCAGCCAAGTCTATCCCGCCGTCGTCGGCGGTCGACTTCGCGTCGACGCGACCGTGCCGGGCTTGTCCGCCGATCTGGTGGGCCGGCGGATCGGCGTGTCGATCGCGGTGGGGCGGCGCAACGCGCTGATGGTGCCGCGCCGCTTCGTCGTGACGCGCTATGGCATGGATCAGGTCGATGTTGTGACCGCCGATGGGCGCGTCAGCGCCGTGCCCGTCCAGATTGCGCCTACCGCTGATCCGGCAAAAGTCGAGATAATGAGCGGCGCCGTGGCGGGGGATGTCCTGTTCCTGGCGGGCAAGGGCAAATGA
- a CDS encoding NAD(P)/FAD-dependent oxidoreductase, translated as MSKPKIVVLGAGLGGTIAAYEIKAAVGERADVMMVSASDTYSFIPSNPWVAVRWRAPEAIQVFLPPIFAKKQIGFTAAGAKRLHAAEKRLELNDGISVDYDYLVIATGPDLAFDEIEGLGPHAGHTVSICQTAHASAAADAFDRFVENPGPIVVGAVQGASCYGPAYEFAMILDTELRRRKIRDKVPMTFVTAEPYIGHLGLDGVGDTKSLLESELRNRHIKWITNARVTKVEQGMMHVEEIAEGGAVARTHDLPFGYSMMLPAFRGVPAVNNIEGLTNPRGFILVDKHQRNPAFPEIFGLGVCIAIPPTGPTPVPVGVPKTGFMIESMVTAIAANLDAILDGKAPTAEATWNAVCLADFGDGGVAFVAQPQIPPRNVNWSARGKWVHLAKIAFEKYFLRKVRKGGGEPLYERFALHIMGIRKLRT; from the coding sequence ATGAGCAAACCGAAAATCGTCGTGCTGGGCGCCGGGCTGGGTGGGACCATCGCCGCCTACGAGATCAAAGCCGCGGTCGGCGAGCGCGCCGATGTGATGATGGTGTCCGCGTCGGATACCTACTCCTTCATCCCCTCCAATCCGTGGGTCGCGGTGCGCTGGCGCGCACCGGAGGCAATCCAGGTCTTTCTGCCGCCCATATTCGCGAAGAAGCAGATCGGCTTCACCGCTGCCGGCGCGAAACGCCTGCATGCCGCCGAGAAGCGGCTGGAGCTCAACGACGGCATCAGCGTCGACTATGATTATCTGGTTATCGCGACAGGCCCCGATCTGGCCTTCGACGAGATCGAGGGGCTGGGCCCGCATGCCGGCCACACCGTTTCGATCTGCCAGACCGCGCATGCTTCGGCCGCCGCCGACGCCTTCGACCGTTTCGTCGAGAATCCCGGGCCGATCGTCGTCGGCGCTGTCCAGGGGGCTTCCTGTTACGGTCCAGCTTATGAGTTCGCGATGATCCTCGATACCGAGCTGCGGCGCCGTAAAATCCGCGACAAGGTGCCGATGACCTTCGTCACCGCCGAGCCCTATATCGGCCATCTCGGCCTCGACGGGGTTGGCGACACCAAATCGTTGCTCGAAAGCGAGCTGAGGAACCGCCACATCAAATGGATCACCAACGCCCGCGTCACCAAGGTTGAGCAGGGTATGATGCATGTCGAGGAAATCGCCGAGGGCGGGGCCGTGGCGAGGACGCATGACCTGCCATTCGGTTATTCCATGATGCTGCCGGCCTTCCGTGGCGTGCCGGCGGTCAACAATATCGAAGGGCTGACCAACCCGCGCGGCTTCATCCTGGTCGACAAGCACCAACGTAACCCTGCCTTTCCCGAGATTTTCGGGCTCGGGGTCTGCATCGCGATCCCGCCGACCGGCCCAACCCCGGTCCCCGTTGGCGTGCCCAAGACCGGTTTCATGATCGAGAGCATGGTGACCGCGATCGCGGCCAATCTCGACGCGATTCTGGATGGCAAAGCGCCGACTGCCGAGGCCACCTGGAATGCCGTGTGCCTCGCCGACTTTGGCGATGGTGGCGTCGCCTTCGTCGCGCAGCCACAGATTCCGCCACGCAACGTCAACTGGTCGGCGCGCGGCAAATGGGTGCATCTCGCCAAGATCGCGTTCGAAAAATATTTCCTGCGGAAGGTCCGCAAAGGCGGGGGCGAGCCCCTCTACGAGCGATTTGCCCTCCACATCATGGGCATTCGCAAGCTGCGGACCTGA